In the genome of Salinirussus salinus, one region contains:
- a CDS encoding acyl-CoA dehydrogenase family protein: MIGADTSLTAEERTYLEDCVETLQTEVFTDGLGREHFQALDDNEESRADWAEYVSRMGERDFNGVAVPADHGGGGKGVVETVLTEQAVGYCGTIVHACQTSLTQHIGRTLYDHGNDHLHEQYLEPMLDGELVVSQAYTEPGSGTDLANLETTAEKAGDEWVINGEKRFIDFAAYGDFYFVPVRTSGADGDREGVSLFVVDADSAGVDLLEDQSDWHGFRGTGAAWMRFDNVHVPGANLVGEEGAAWPYITAELNLEHLTVARYCLGASQRALEVAANYTMEREVDDRPLSRLQAVNHEVADMATRLDAAYLLNTRAARVLDREGLGAGRMESAMAKWYGNDLAHEIADTCMQVVGGVATTDKYPLERLQRDVRVGRYLGGASEVMKSIVQHDAYGELADDSFGGKYVGNELEGLPWLGGDGRTAPAANADDD; encoded by the coding sequence ATGATCGGCGCCGACACGTCACTGACGGCCGAGGAACGGACCTACCTCGAGGACTGCGTCGAGACGCTGCAGACGGAGGTCTTCACCGACGGGCTGGGACGGGAGCACTTCCAGGCGCTCGACGACAACGAGGAGTCGCGCGCGGACTGGGCGGAGTACGTCTCCCGGATGGGCGAGCGGGATTTCAACGGCGTCGCGGTCCCCGCCGACCACGGGGGCGGCGGGAAGGGCGTCGTCGAGACGGTGCTGACCGAGCAAGCGGTGGGCTACTGTGGCACCATCGTCCACGCCTGCCAGACCTCGCTCACCCAGCACATCGGGCGGACGCTGTACGACCACGGGAACGACCACCTCCACGAGCAGTACCTCGAACCGATGCTCGACGGCGAACTGGTGGTCTCACAGGCCTACACCGAACCCGGCAGCGGGACCGACCTCGCGAACCTGGAGACGACCGCCGAGAAGGCGGGCGACGAGTGGGTGATAAACGGCGAGAAGCGGTTCATCGACTTCGCGGCCTACGGCGACTTCTACTTCGTCCCCGTCCGCACCAGCGGCGCGGACGGCGACCGCGAGGGGGTCTCGCTGTTCGTCGTCGACGCCGACAGCGCGGGGGTCGACCTGCTGGAGGACCAGTCCGACTGGCACGGCTTCCGGGGGACCGGCGCCGCCTGGATGCGCTTCGACAACGTCCACGTCCCCGGCGCCAACCTCGTCGGCGAGGAGGGGGCGGCGTGGCCGTACATCACCGCAGAACTCAACCTCGAACACCTCACCGTCGCCCGCTACTGTCTGGGTGCCAGCCAGCGAGCCCTCGAGGTCGCGGCCAACTACACCATGGAGCGGGAGGTCGACGACCGACCGCTCTCGCGGCTCCAGGCGGTCAACCACGAGGTCGCCGACATGGCGACCCGCCTGGACGCGGCCTACCTGCTCAACACCCGCGCCGCACGGGTGCTGGACCGCGAGGGACTCGGTGCGGGGCGGATGGAGAGCGCGATGGCCAAGTGGTACGGCAACGACCTCGCCCACGAAATCGCCGACACCTGTATGCAGGTCGTCGGCGGGGTCGCGACCACCGACAAGTACCCCCTCGAGCGTCTCCAGCGCGACGTCCGTGTCGGGCGCTACCTCGGCGGGGCCAGCGAGGTGATGAAGAGTATCGTTCAGCACGACGCCTACGGCGAGCTCGCGGACGATTCCTTCGGGGGCAAGTACGTCGGGAACGAACTCGAGGGGCTCCCGTGGCTCGGAGGGGACGGGCGGACGGCGCCGGCCGCGAACGCGGACGACGACTGA
- a CDS encoding SLOG cluster 4 domain-containing protein, whose product MRVSVIGGSAVTDAEYERARAVGRLLGERGHELVCGGRGGVMEAACRGVQETGGHAIAILPGGRGGANEYVDTAIATRIGNARNPLVVMNGDGVVAVDGGPGTLSEVGHALDFGRPVAGLGTHRVEGGGIDAGAVEHVDSPEAAVDYVERAVRGG is encoded by the coding sequence ATGCGCGTCAGCGTCATCGGCGGGTCGGCGGTCACGGACGCGGAGTACGAGCGCGCGCGGGCAGTCGGGCGCCTGCTCGGCGAACGGGGTCACGAGCTGGTCTGTGGCGGCCGGGGCGGGGTGATGGAGGCCGCCTGCCGCGGAGTCCAGGAGACGGGCGGCCACGCCATCGCCATCCTCCCGGGCGGGCGGGGCGGGGCCAACGAGTACGTCGACACGGCCATCGCCACCCGGATCGGCAACGCCCGCAACCCGCTCGTGGTGATGAACGGGGACGGCGTGGTCGCGGTCGACGGCGGCCCGGGGACGCTCTCGGAGGTCGGTCACGCGCTGGATTTCGGGCGGCCGGTCGCCGGACTCGGTACCCACCGGGTCGAGGGCGGTGGTATCGACGCGGGGGCGGTCGAGCACGTCGACTCCCCCGAGGCGGCCGTCGACTACGTCGAGCGGGCGGTCCGCGGGGGGTGA